From one Streptomyces sp. Q6 genomic stretch:
- a CDS encoding Gfo/Idh/MocA family oxidoreductase, with protein MTETAAWPHDPVRVGLVGAGPWARAMHARMLGAGPETRLTAVWARRTEAAQETAAPHGARVAADFDELLDHCEAVAFAVPPSVQAELAPLAAKAGKALLLEKPLALDLAAAERLVDAVDEAGVVSQLVLTKRYHPRTREFIERARRLDVTGARSCYLHGAFLGGEFATSWRLEHGALYDLGPHLLDLLDAAVGPVVDVRATGDSRRWIELTCEHENGAVSQASLSGSVARERALTRVELFGPGPELVYDTAEIDHEECWPVLRREFATAVRAGRSGELDAHRGLVLQRLLERAGRR; from the coding sequence GTGACCGAAACCGCCGCATGGCCCCACGACCCCGTCCGGGTCGGACTCGTCGGCGCCGGCCCCTGGGCCCGCGCGATGCATGCCCGGATGCTCGGAGCGGGCCCCGAGACCCGCCTGACCGCCGTCTGGGCCCGCCGCACCGAAGCCGCCCAGGAGACCGCCGCACCCCACGGCGCCCGCGTCGCGGCGGACTTCGACGAGCTCCTTGACCACTGCGAGGCCGTCGCCTTCGCGGTACCGCCGTCCGTCCAGGCCGAGTTGGCGCCGCTCGCCGCGAAGGCGGGCAAGGCGCTCCTGCTGGAGAAGCCGCTCGCCCTCGACCTCGCGGCGGCCGAGCGTCTGGTGGACGCCGTCGACGAGGCGGGCGTGGTCTCCCAGCTCGTCCTGACCAAGCGGTACCACCCACGGACGCGGGAGTTCATCGAGCGGGCCCGTCGGCTCGACGTCACGGGCGCGCGCTCCTGCTACCTCCACGGGGCGTTCCTCGGCGGCGAGTTCGCCACGTCGTGGCGCCTGGAGCACGGAGCCCTGTACGACCTCGGACCGCATCTGCTCGATCTCCTCGACGCGGCCGTCGGTCCCGTCGTCGACGTGCGCGCGACCGGTGACTCACGGCGCTGGATCGAGCTGACCTGCGAGCACGAGAACGGCGCCGTCAGCCAGGCGTCGCTGTCCGGATCGGTCGCCCGGGAGCGCGCCCTGACCCGCGTCGAGCTGTTCGGCCCCGGACCCGAACTCGTCTACGACACGGCCGAGATCGACCACGAGGAGTGCTGGCCGGTGCTGCGGCGGGAGTTCGCCACCGCGGTCCGGGCGGGCCGTTCGGGCGAGTTGGACGCGCATCGCGGCCTTGTCCTGCAACGGCTCCTGGAGCGCGCCGGGCGGCGCTGA
- a CDS encoding carbohydrate ABC transporter permease yields the protein MTRAQFEERFFGVARWVVIAFLVLITCVPFYYMLLLSVKPIDSLLLDPGSLWVSAKQFTFATYTEVLRSTDDGGQGFLQLLRNSALVSLGTVALTLLAAVPGAYAISRLKFFGSRQISALFLAVYLFPSTLLAVPLFVMFAKMGLSSSLIGLAIVYVAQTVPVAIYMLKNYLVTIPYSIEEAAALDGCSRLQTVRKVILPLALPSLMATGLYVLMIAWNEFLFALLFLAADPGKWTVSLGLAQLANGIEVSKTVLMAGSVVLTIPVVILFFAAERLLTEGLTAGADKS from the coding sequence ATGACACGCGCCCAGTTCGAGGAGAGGTTCTTCGGCGTCGCACGCTGGGTGGTCATCGCGTTCCTCGTCCTGATCACCTGCGTGCCCTTCTACTACATGCTGCTCCTGTCGGTGAAGCCCATCGACTCGCTGCTGCTCGACCCCGGCTCCCTGTGGGTGTCGGCCAAGCAGTTCACGTTCGCCACGTACACCGAGGTGCTGCGCTCCACCGACGACGGCGGGCAGGGCTTCCTCCAACTCCTGCGCAACTCCGCCCTGGTGTCGCTCGGCACCGTCGCCCTGACCCTGCTCGCCGCCGTGCCCGGCGCCTACGCGATCAGCCGCCTGAAGTTCTTCGGCAGCCGACAGATCAGCGCCCTGTTCCTCGCGGTCTACCTGTTCCCGTCGACATTGCTCGCCGTACCGCTCTTCGTGATGTTCGCGAAGATGGGGCTGTCCTCCAGCCTGATCGGCCTGGCGATCGTCTACGTCGCCCAGACGGTCCCCGTGGCGATCTACATGCTGAAGAACTACCTCGTCACGATCCCGTACTCGATCGAGGAGGCGGCCGCCCTCGACGGTTGCAGCCGATTGCAGACCGTACGCAAGGTGATCCTGCCGCTGGCCCTGCCCTCCCTGATGGCGACCGGCCTGTACGTCCTGATGATCGCCTGGAACGAGTTCCTGTTCGCGCTGCTGTTCCTGGCCGCCGATCCCGGCAAGTGGACGGTCTCGCTGGGCCTCGCCCAACTGGCCAACGGCATCGAAGTGTCCAAGACCGTCCTCATGGCGGGATCCGTGGTGCTCACGATTCCCGTGGTAATCCTGTTCTTCGCCGCCGAACGCCTGCTCACCGAGGGGCTCACCGCCGGCGCCGACAAGAGCTGA
- a CDS encoding IS481 family transposase: MSHRNARLTVHGRRLLVERVASGRPVAHVAAEMGISRATAHKWLRRWRAEGGAGLADRSSRPLTTPHRTPASIEADVCRLRTDRKLGPARIGPILGLPASTVHRVLTRHRLNRLSWIDRPTGTVIRRYERDRPGELIHIDVKKLGRIPDGGGHKALGRQAGRVTRNNMGYDYIHSAVDDHSRLAYSEIHPDEKAATCAAFLTRAAAFFAEMGITRIERVLTDNAWAYRKGLAWKNVLAELGASGKLTRAYRPQTNGKVERFNRTLLEEWAYQRLYTTNDERTAALADFLHTYNHHRSHTALGGQPPITRVNNPAGQYS; encoded by the coding sequence GTGTCCCACCGTAATGCCCGGCTGACCGTGCACGGCAGGCGCCTGCTGGTCGAACGTGTCGCGTCCGGCCGTCCCGTCGCCCATGTCGCCGCCGAGATGGGCATCTCGCGGGCGACCGCCCATAAATGGCTCCGGCGGTGGCGAGCCGAGGGCGGGGCGGGCCTGGCCGACCGCTCCAGCAGGCCTTTGACGACACCGCATCGGACCCCGGCGAGCATCGAGGCCGACGTCTGCCGGCTGCGGACCGACCGCAAGCTCGGGCCGGCCCGGATCGGCCCGATCCTGGGACTGCCCGCCTCGACCGTGCACCGCGTTCTGACCCGCCACCGGCTGAACCGGCTGTCCTGGATCGACCGGCCGACCGGCACCGTGATCCGCCGTTACGAACGCGACCGGCCCGGCGAACTGATCCACATCGACGTGAAGAAACTCGGCCGGATTCCCGACGGCGGCGGCCACAAGGCCCTGGGCCGCCAGGCCGGCCGCGTCACCCGCAACAACATGGGTTACGACTACATCCACTCGGCCGTCGACGACCACTCCCGCCTCGCCTACAGCGAGATCCACCCGGACGAGAAGGCCGCGACCTGCGCGGCCTTCCTCACCCGCGCGGCCGCGTTCTTCGCCGAGATGGGCATCACCCGCATCGAACGCGTGCTGACGGACAACGCCTGGGCCTACCGCAAGGGCCTGGCCTGGAAGAACGTCCTGGCCGAACTCGGCGCGAGTGGCAAGCTCACCCGCGCCTACCGGCCCCAGACCAACGGCAAGGTCGAACGCTTCAACCGCACCCTGCTCGAGGAATGGGCCTACCAGCGGCTCTACACCACCAACGACGAACGCACCGCGGCCCTGGCAGACTTCCTGCACACCTACAACCACCACCGCAGCCACACCGCACTCGGCGGCCAGCCACCCATCACCCGCGTCAACAACCCTGCGGGTCAATACAGCTAG
- a CDS encoding RNA polymerase sigma factor: MSDHGTRIAPTRPSDSAPHRATQLEFAQFYSQHMAKLVRHLMRQGASIHEATEASQAAFTEAFVKWETIEHPAAWLRQVSLRLYWRRHSHREEPVQEIPELPGGPCPLQQVELKEQEARVCAALASLPPLQRQVLAWHLDEFSTTEISVALGMTPEAVRQNLSRGRARLKTILLSSTDGGGR, translated from the coding sequence ATGTCTGACCACGGAACTCGGATCGCGCCCACGCGCCCCTCCGACTCAGCGCCCCACCGCGCCACTCAACTGGAGTTCGCTCAGTTTTACAGCCAGCACATGGCCAAGCTGGTGCGGCACCTGATGCGACAAGGAGCCAGCATCCATGAGGCGACAGAGGCGTCCCAGGCAGCCTTCACCGAGGCCTTTGTGAAGTGGGAGACGATCGAGCACCCGGCTGCATGGCTGCGTCAGGTGTCCCTGCGCCTCTACTGGCGTCGCCACAGCCACCGTGAGGAACCAGTCCAGGAGATTCCTGAACTGCCGGGCGGACCGTGCCCGCTGCAGCAGGTGGAACTCAAAGAGCAAGAGGCCAGGGTGTGCGCGGCTCTAGCCAGCCTGCCCCCGCTGCAGCGCCAAGTCCTGGCCTGGCACCTGGACGAGTTCTCCACCACCGAGATCTCCGTCGCTCTCGGCATGACCCCGGAGGCTGTGCGACAGAACCTGAGCCGCGGCCGTGCTCGCCTTAAAACGATCCTGCTGTCCTCGACTGACGGAGGCGGACGATGA
- a CDS encoding saccharopine dehydrogenase NADP-binding domain-containing protein — protein MAVGQTVTVYGAYGHTGRFLVAHLQERGFVPVLSGRDADKLKLLAQEHPGLEVRPASVDDPAALDDALAGAAAVINSAGPFATTSAPVIEAALRAGIPYVDVAAEIEANVDTFAHFTERARAAGTVVLPAMAFYGGLGDLLVTAAMGDWTGADEAHIAYGLNHWEPTEGTRVAGKVSVERRGGRRVRFRNGQLEYHTDELPTVRWPFPEPMGPRAVVGEFTMADVVTVPSHLAVPEVRTYMTTEAATGVAAPTSSPRTPVDARGRTDQTFLVDVVVRSGGVERRAVASGQDIYAVTAPLAVEAVHRILTGRTRTSGVASAGELFDAPDFLRALSEHLTVELEG, from the coding sequence ATGGCAGTGGGGCAGACGGTCACGGTGTACGGGGCCTACGGGCACACCGGCAGGTTCCTCGTGGCGCACCTTCAGGAGCGCGGGTTCGTCCCGGTGCTGTCCGGCCGGGACGCCGACAAGCTCAAGCTGCTGGCGCAGGAGCACCCCGGCCTGGAGGTGCGGCCGGCCTCGGTGGACGACCCGGCCGCGCTCGACGACGCTCTGGCCGGCGCGGCGGCGGTCATCAACAGCGCGGGCCCCTTCGCCACGACGTCCGCCCCCGTGATCGAGGCGGCCCTGCGGGCGGGGATCCCCTACGTGGACGTGGCGGCCGAGATCGAGGCGAACGTCGACACCTTCGCGCACTTCACCGAGCGGGCCCGCGCCGCGGGCACGGTGGTCCTGCCCGCGATGGCCTTCTACGGCGGACTCGGCGACCTGCTCGTCACCGCCGCGATGGGCGACTGGACCGGCGCCGACGAGGCGCACATCGCCTACGGGCTCAACCACTGGGAGCCCACGGAGGGGACGCGCGTCGCGGGGAAGGTGTCCGTCGAGCGGCGCGGCGGCCGCCGTGTCCGCTTCAGGAACGGGCAGCTGGAGTACCACACCGACGAACTGCCCACCGTGCGGTGGCCCTTCCCCGAGCCGATGGGACCGCGGGCCGTCGTCGGCGAGTTCACCATGGCCGACGTCGTCACCGTCCCCAGCCACCTGGCCGTTCCTGAGGTCCGCACCTACATGACGACGGAGGCGGCGACCGGCGTCGCGGCCCCTACCTCCTCGCCCCGCACCCCCGTCGACGCGCGCGGGCGCACCGACCAGACCTTCCTCGTCGACGTCGTCGTACGCTCCGGCGGCGTCGAACGACGTGCCGTCGCCTCGGGGCAGGACATCTACGCGGTCACCGCACCCCTCGCGGTCGAGGCGGTCCACCGCATCCTGACCGGACGGACCCGCACGAGCGGCGTCGCCTCCGCGGGTGAACTCTTCGACGCGCCCGACTTCCTGCGCGCGCTGTCCGAGCACCTCACCGTCGAACTGGAGGGGTGA
- a CDS encoding XRE family transcriptional regulator, protein MTTDHPVLPGLEDREAAASAVSAAFDPLRLTQARRLAGLTKKDVAEHVGVTPAAVGQYETGVSRPRPYVVTLLAKVLDVPAEFFIAGRPSARLDASMAHFRSLRSTPKAHRERALAFAEQVWELTHALERRVQLPLVDLPGFAGGEVHPGTALPSEPMSAAQALRRAWDLGDGPVSHLVRRMEARGIVVVLPLSADPAAATVDAFSSRSARPLIVLTHNRADDVYRHRFTAAHELGHLVLHGDATGDSRQEREADAFAAEFLTPRESILPLLPRRMDLGRLAELRRSWGVSVHSLVYRCRELGLFSDATASRTYQRLRGLEGQSGFAPEAVSGFPGEQPSMLTQAFDLAERETGLSVRTLARELAWSQERVITLLGLPDSRPVLRLV, encoded by the coding sequence ATGACAACTGATCACCCTGTCCTTCCGGGACTGGAAGACCGTGAAGCCGCGGCCAGTGCTGTGTCGGCGGCCTTCGACCCGCTGCGGCTCACCCAGGCTCGGCGCCTGGCTGGGCTGACGAAGAAGGACGTGGCCGAGCATGTGGGCGTGACGCCAGCGGCAGTCGGCCAGTACGAGACGGGAGTGTCCCGCCCGCGCCCGTACGTGGTCACGCTGCTCGCCAAGGTGCTCGACGTTCCGGCGGAGTTCTTCATCGCGGGCCGCCCCAGTGCTCGCCTCGATGCCTCGATGGCCCACTTCCGCAGTCTGCGCAGTACGCCCAAGGCGCACCGGGAACGGGCCCTGGCTTTTGCCGAACAGGTCTGGGAGTTGACGCACGCTCTGGAACGGCGGGTGCAGTTGCCGCTGGTCGACCTTCCCGGATTCGCCGGTGGCGAGGTGCACCCGGGAACGGCCCTGCCGTCGGAACCGATGTCGGCGGCTCAAGCTCTGCGACGCGCCTGGGATCTGGGGGACGGGCCCGTCAGCCATCTGGTGCGGCGGATGGAAGCCCGCGGCATCGTGGTGGTCCTGCCCCTCTCGGCTGACCCGGCCGCGGCCACGGTCGACGCCTTCTCCTCACGCTCCGCCCGACCGCTGATCGTGCTCACGCACAACCGGGCCGACGACGTGTACCGGCACCGCTTCACGGCGGCGCACGAGTTGGGCCACCTGGTATTGCACGGGGACGCCACGGGGGACAGCAGGCAGGAACGGGAGGCGGATGCGTTTGCCGCCGAGTTCCTCACCCCGCGTGAGAGCATCCTGCCGCTGCTGCCGCGGCGGATGGACCTGGGACGGCTGGCCGAACTGCGAAGGTCCTGGGGGGTGTCCGTGCACTCCCTGGTCTACCGGTGTCGGGAACTGGGCCTGTTTTCCGATGCCACGGCGAGCAGGACCTATCAGCGACTGCGCGGTCTCGAGGGGCAGTCCGGGTTCGCTCCCGAAGCGGTTTCCGGCTTCCCCGGGGAACAGCCCAGCATGCTGACGCAGGCTTTTGACCTGGCGGAGCGTGAGACGGGTCTGAGCGTCCGAACGTTGGCCCGCGAACTGGCCTGGTCACAGGAACGCGTCATCACGTTGCTCGGCCTGCCGGACAGCCGGCCGGTGCTACGCCTGGTCTAG
- a CDS encoding ROK family transcriptional regulator: MTTPSPASAGGLLQLIRSGRANTRADLQRATGMSRSTVGHRLDELNRAGWLRQDTGTSTGGRPSHRIVFDPGHAAVIAVDLETRYARVAVLDLAGTVLAEHTGDLDIGDGPDRVLDELARRFPDLLAAAGIAASRVCGIGLSVPGPVDWETGMIVQPPIMPGWDRFPVRLRMQEAYAEHVGACMRDANSDAVPVFVDNDANLMALAEQQAGHPDCSAFVLVKASTGIGAGVVVNGESFRGIDGGAGDIGHIRLHDRPDALCMCGSYGCLAAVASGRALAAELAALGLDVTSAPDVKTLLDQGHPDAVRLARDAGRRVGEVLVTVVTLLNPGVLMLAGDLAGIPFMTGVRELLYQRAMPRTTAHLDVVTSRLGEHAGLIGAAAMVVDVLYAPQRADARLRVLTEAPPAAPTPPEPQEDQ, translated from the coding sequence ATGACCACGCCGAGCCCGGCCAGCGCGGGAGGGCTGTTGCAGCTGATCCGCAGCGGCCGGGCCAACACCCGGGCCGACCTCCAGCGCGCCACCGGCATGTCCCGCTCGACCGTCGGCCACCGCCTCGACGAGCTCAACCGGGCCGGCTGGCTGCGTCAGGACACCGGCACGTCGACCGGCGGCCGCCCCTCGCACCGGATCGTCTTCGACCCCGGCCACGCCGCGGTGATCGCCGTCGACCTGGAGACCCGGTACGCCCGCGTCGCCGTCCTCGACCTCGCCGGCACCGTCCTGGCCGAACACACCGGTGACCTGGACATCGGCGACGGACCCGACCGGGTCCTCGACGAACTGGCACGCCGCTTCCCCGACCTGCTCGCCGCCGCGGGCATCGCGGCGTCCCGGGTCTGCGGCATCGGACTGTCCGTGCCGGGACCGGTCGACTGGGAGACCGGCATGATCGTCCAGCCGCCGATCATGCCCGGCTGGGACCGGTTCCCGGTCCGCCTGCGGATGCAGGAGGCGTACGCCGAGCACGTGGGCGCCTGCATGCGGGACGCGAACAGCGACGCCGTCCCGGTCTTCGTGGACAACGACGCCAACCTGATGGCCCTCGCCGAACAGCAGGCGGGCCACCCCGACTGCTCGGCGTTCGTCCTGGTGAAGGCCTCCACCGGCATCGGCGCCGGAGTCGTCGTCAACGGCGAGAGCTTCCGCGGCATCGACGGCGGCGCCGGCGACATCGGGCACATCCGGCTGCACGACCGGCCCGACGCGCTCTGCATGTGCGGCTCCTACGGCTGCCTCGCGGCCGTGGCCAGCGGGCGCGCGCTCGCCGCGGAACTCGCCGCGCTCGGCCTCGACGTCACCTCGGCACCCGACGTCAAGACCCTGCTGGACCAGGGACACCCCGACGCGGTCCGGCTCGCCAGGGACGCGGGCCGCCGCGTCGGCGAAGTCCTCGTCACCGTCGTCACGCTGCTCAACCCCGGCGTGCTCATGCTCGCCGGCGACCTCGCCGGGATCCCCTTCATGACCGGCGTCCGTGAACTGCTGTACCAGCGGGCGATGCCGCGCACCACCGCACACCTGGACGTCGTCACCTCCCGGCTCGGCGAACACGCGGGTCTGATCGGCGCCGCCGCCATGGTCGTCGACGTCCTCTACGCGCCGCAGCGCGCCGACGCCCGGCTGCGGGTGCTCACCGAGGCGCCGCCCGCCGCCCCCACCCCGCCCGAACCACAGGAAGACCAGTGA
- a CDS encoding pentapeptide repeat-containing protein — MNHFDDDAALDDLLNTTNQALLAAVEAELDLEVGLQAVYDAAPIDVGPDSLMTWEERHPDATGADLRSADLSHALLTGYHLAGADLTGANLHRASLGGADLTQAVLAHADLSRATLIGTRLTDAVLARADLSRTRLMHATLRRADLRRADLYEADLTGASLIGTNLLEANLAGTNLVGVRWSLDTDWPPPFYQSIRIWSEEVDFGIFMVRADYARDLTPLPELQPL; from the coding sequence ATGAACCACTTCGACGACGACGCCGCCCTCGACGACCTGCTCAACACCACGAACCAGGCGCTGCTGGCTGCCGTGGAAGCTGAACTCGACCTGGAGGTCGGCCTCCAGGCCGTCTACGACGCAGCGCCCATCGATGTCGGTCCGGACTCGCTCATGACGTGGGAGGAGCGGCATCCTGACGCCACCGGCGCTGATCTCCGCAGCGCCGACCTGTCTCACGCCCTTCTCACCGGTTACCACCTCGCAGGGGCCGACCTCACGGGCGCCAACCTCCACCGGGCATCCCTGGGCGGAGCCGACCTGACCCAGGCAGTACTTGCCCACGCGGATCTCTCCCGGGCCACGCTCATCGGCACGCGTCTGACCGACGCCGTCCTGGCACGGGCCGATCTCTCCCGTACCCGGCTGATGCACGCTACCTTGCGGCGTGCCGACCTCCGCCGTGCGGACCTGTACGAGGCCGATCTCACGGGGGCGTCGCTGATCGGCACGAACTTGCTTGAGGCGAACCTTGCTGGCACAAACCTGGTCGGCGTGCGGTGGTCGCTGGACACCGACTGGCCTCCACCCTTCTACCAGTCGATCCGTATCTGGTCTGAAGAAGTCGATTTTGGGATTTTCATGGTCCGAGCCGACTACGCCCGGGATCTGACACCCCTGCCGGAGCTGCAGCCTTTGTAG
- a CDS encoding transposase family protein, protein MVGNSTRAVIIGNRRITGLTAGVIAELVEEIGPLWHERHQARLAARPRQRAVGAGAKYRLVFVDRLLATLVHLRHGVTHDVLACWFGADRSTVTRAIGEVRPLLAERGCTVSPDVRLRSLAEVVDHLGASGATGIVDGTEIRVRRPAAGRKDRDKFISGKNKQNAVKSMVVTDGEGRVLWCSPARPASCADITHARQLGLVNLLADGPAVEILADAGYQGLGAQTGGRVVTPPHRKFKKNAPDWYEEMHERQRKAHSSRRIRVEHGIAHLKNWRALARHLGRREHMSDTVQAIAGLLSHQQTAGLNPTWQM, encoded by the coding sequence GTGGTGGGGAACTCGACGCGCGCGGTGATCATCGGCAATCGGCGGATCACGGGGCTGACTGCCGGAGTGATTGCTGAACTCGTCGAGGAGATCGGACCGTTGTGGCATGAGCGTCATCAGGCGAGGCTTGCCGCTCGCCCGCGGCAGAGGGCTGTGGGCGCAGGCGCGAAGTACCGGCTGGTGTTCGTCGACCGGCTGCTGGCCACGCTGGTCCATCTTCGTCACGGGGTCACCCATGATGTGCTGGCCTGCTGGTTCGGAGCGGACCGTTCCACCGTCACCCGGGCCATCGGTGAGGTGCGGCCCCTGCTCGCCGAGCGGGGCTGCACCGTCAGCCCCGACGTGCGGCTGCGGTCTCTCGCTGAGGTTGTCGACCATCTCGGCGCGAGCGGGGCGACCGGCATCGTCGACGGCACCGAGATCCGGGTCCGCCGGCCCGCTGCCGGACGCAAGGACCGCGACAAGTTCATCTCCGGCAAGAACAAGCAGAACGCCGTCAAGTCCATGGTGGTCACGGACGGCGAAGGCCGCGTGCTGTGGTGCAGCCCGGCCCGTCCCGCAAGCTGCGCGGACATCACCCATGCCCGCCAGTTAGGGCTGGTCAACCTCTTGGCCGACGGGCCTGCAGTCGAGATCCTGGCTGATGCCGGCTACCAGGGACTGGGCGCCCAGACCGGTGGCCGGGTGGTGACACCACCGCACCGCAAGTTCAAGAAGAACGCCCCGGACTGGTACGAAGAGATGCACGAGCGCCAGCGCAAGGCGCACTCATCACGACGTATCCGTGTCGAGCACGGCATCGCCCATCTGAAGAACTGGCGGGCCCTGGCCCGCCACCTCGGCCGCCGCGAGCACATGAGCGACACCGTCCAAGCCATCGCCGGCCTGCTGTCCCACCAGCAGACCGCGGGCCTGAACCCGACATGGCAGATGTGA
- a CDS encoding helix-turn-helix domain-containing protein translates to MRSVALPVTDGMLHFELSIAYEVFGSAPAAVTVPWYDLALCGSAPVPFGPFRLEPERGLDHLKDADTVIVPGWADTDTEPPGDLVDAVRAAHDAGARIVSLCTGAFVLAAAGILDGKRATTHWAHTDALAARYPEVEVDPDVLYVDNGRVLTSAGKAAALDLCLHLVRLDHGSAVANTTARRLVVPPHRSGGQAQFVSTPVPEQDDHPLTALLPWILERLDEPLTVEDLARRARMSSRHLGRHFRAATGTTPLQWLLAQRIRHAQELLEQTDESIDAVAVATGMGTATTLRRHFNRTLGVPPDTYRRTFRARGDLRV, encoded by the coding sequence ATGAGATCTGTCGCGCTGCCCGTCACCGACGGAATGCTGCACTTCGAACTCTCCATCGCCTACGAGGTCTTCGGCTCCGCCCCCGCCGCGGTCACCGTCCCCTGGTACGACCTGGCGCTCTGCGGGTCCGCCCCCGTGCCGTTCGGTCCCTTCCGCCTGGAACCCGAACGCGGTCTCGACCATCTCAAGGACGCCGACACGGTGATCGTCCCGGGCTGGGCCGACACCGACACGGAGCCGCCCGGGGACCTCGTCGACGCGGTGCGGGCCGCCCACGACGCGGGCGCCCGGATCGTCTCCCTGTGCACCGGCGCGTTCGTCCTGGCCGCCGCGGGCATCCTCGACGGGAAGCGCGCGACCACGCACTGGGCGCACACCGACGCGCTGGCCGCGCGCTACCCGGAGGTCGAGGTCGATCCCGATGTCCTGTACGTGGACAACGGTCGCGTCCTCACGTCCGCCGGCAAGGCAGCGGCCCTCGATCTGTGCCTGCATCTCGTGCGCCTCGACCACGGTTCCGCCGTCGCCAACACCACCGCGCGCCGCCTGGTCGTGCCCCCGCACCGGTCCGGCGGCCAGGCCCAGTTCGTCTCCACTCCGGTGCCCGAGCAGGACGACCACCCCCTCACCGCGCTGCTGCCGTGGATCCTGGAGCGGCTTGACGAACCGCTGACCGTGGAGGACCTGGCCCGCCGGGCCCGGATGAGCTCCCGGCACCTGGGGCGCCACTTCCGCGCGGCGACCGGCACGACGCCCCTGCAATGGCTGCTGGCCCAGCGGATCCGGCACGCCCAGGAACTCCTGGAGCAGACCGACGAGAGCATCGACGCCGTCGCCGTGGCCACCGGGATGGGCACCGCGACGACGCTGCGCCGCCACTTCAACCGCACCCTCGGCGTCCCCCCGGACACCTACCGCCGTACCTTCCGCGCACGCGGCGACCTGAGGGTGTGA
- a CDS encoding IS5 family transposase (programmed frameshift), giving the protein MPLADAQWARIEPLLPDRTPQRGGRWRDHRQVFDAIEFKYRTGTPWMDLPDRFGSWKGAHNRLRRWVADGTWEKVFTALLAQADAEGDLDWVVAVDSTIVRAHQHAAGARQKGLLRPGEPDHHALGRSRGGLTTKIHLAADSRCRPLAFVLTPGQAGDAPAFPAVMARLRVPRPIGRPRTTPDMVLADKAYSSRAIRTRLRERGIRAVIPQPSDQAANRKRRGSWGGRPPAFDREAYKQRNTVERCINRLKQWRGLATRYDKNATIYLAGLHIAGIFIWSAR; this is encoded by the exons GTGCCGTTGGCTGACGCTCAGTGGGCGAGGATCGAGCCGTTGCTGCCGGACCGGACACCTCAGCGGGGTGGGCGATGGCGTGATCATCGACAGGTGTTCGACGCGATTGAGTTCAAGTACCGCACTGGCACTCCGTGGATGGACCTGCCCGATCGCTTCGGCTCGTGGAAGGGTGCCCACAACCGGCTGCGGAGATGGGTCGCCGACGGCACCTGGGAGAAGGTATTCACCGCCCTGCTCGCCCAAGCCGACGCCGAGGGCGACCTCGACTGGGTCGTCGCGGTCGACTCCACGATCGTCCGGGCTCATCAGCACGCCGCCGGGGCCCGTCAAAAGGGGCTGCTACGGCCGG GCGAGCCGGACCATCATGCCCTCGGACGGTCCCGCGGCGGGCTGACCACGAAGATCCACCTCGCCGCGGACAGCCGATGCAGGCCGCTGGCGTTCGTCCTCACGCCCGGGCAGGCCGGGGACGCGCCCGCATTTCCCGCGGTTATGGCCCGATTGCGAGTGCCGCGGCCGATCGGTCGACCCCGGACAACACCGGATATGGTCCTGGCCGATAAGGCGTACTCGTCCCGCGCGATCCGGACCCGTCTGCGCGAGCGCGGGATCCGGGCGGTGATCCCCCAGCCCTCCGACCAGGCCGCGAATCGCAAGCGGCGCGGCAGCTGGGGCGGCCGACCGCCGGCCTTCGACCGCGAGGCCTACAAGCAGCGGAACACGGTCGAGCGGTGCATTAACAGGCTCAAGCAATGGCGCGGGCTTGCCACCCGCTATGACAAGAACGCCACCATCTACCTCGCCGGACTCCACATCGCAGGCATCTTTATCTGGTCGGCACGATAA